The following nucleotide sequence is from Anopheles stephensi strain Indian chromosome 3, UCI_ANSTEP_V1.0, whole genome shotgun sequence.
accaccacgaATCGCTCAATGCCGTCAAGAGGGTGCTGAGACCGGAAATTCGATTTCATCATCGTGGCATCGAAATTTGGCCAACGCAAAACGTTTCGCCAGCTCatcgtcgacgacgacgacgatgactaCAAGACTGGTCCTAAATCTTGTTCAAATGAAGGGCGAAAAATGCTCGCACTCTTGAAAGCGGATATTAGTAAACAATATTATCAAACCTCCAGAAAGTAACTTAATTATGTTTGTCAACGATAATTCCTGCCAGCCGTTCCGTACCGTTCGAGAGGCTGATGCCCTCTTCCTGGCTCCCTCTTGTTTATTCGTCTCTTCTGATAAATCTCATAAAatcggaaggaaaaacaccaaAATATCATATTCTAAGAGGAGAGTCTAGCCGACGCGACGAGCAATATCGGCAGTCGGAttcagtagaaaaaaaaaaggataacttTATTTCGGGCGCCATCATGGTTTTGCCGACGGTCTtacaaagcaacagcaagcgCTGGGTGACATTTATcaaatcaattattttttatgcttccaATAGAACTGAAGGCACTCGTTCGGGTTGTTGGTAGGGCGAAATGTTTCACGATTTATGACGCATCGTAAACCATGTAAGGGACACAATTTGTTGTGGGTAAGTGGGAGCCTGATTTTAGAGTGCATCAAGCCGGAAGAAAAAGTGTGAGGTTTTTTTGGAGTTTGCAAGAAGTCCTCTTCATCAGACTGCTAGCAATGATTCATAGCCATAATCCATAGCCACTAACGAACCATTCCACTAGATGTGCGGGACTGAGATTCGCTTGAGGTAGACAAATTATCAATTACATCAGGACCAGTTTTGTCTTTAGCGCTTCCCAGTTGAAGAGCAACGCCACCAAGAGAGATTTGTTTGTACCCCACTGTGCAGGGATAGTTAGAGGCTGCCTTCCATTTCCCTAACCGACATCGTTTATCATCTCCCACGAGGAAAACGCTGCGTGGGAGCAAATTTACATCAAAGTTGTGTGGGTTCGGTAAGGATGCACGAACGAACATCTTCGCCTCCATTATGCTCGAATTGCAGAAAAACGGCGCTTGTCTAGCATCTTTTCACGCCACAAAGACGAGTGAGTGCTTAGCTCTCGGGAAAACGGATGCTAAGGAGCCAGTCTCGGTAAGGCAACACGGTTTCGCGCACCAAAGACATCGGGCTGGTGTCTGTGCGCATGAAAATGACATTAAGTGGGtctttttcattaaatttcattttctcaatTATATTTGGGCGCGAAACGCGCCTTGCAGCTGACAGTTTACTGCTGAGTGGTGGGAAGTAGTGTTGGCGAAAGGCTTACAGAAAGTGGAACGAATGAATGTTTGCTGGAGGAGTAAAAGGATCCTCAATTTTGCTGTTGAAGCATGTATAACAGTTTAGTATGATATGACCTAGTATACCTCTTTTTATGAGTTGAGTTGAAGTTGAATTTGATACAAGGAGACATtattggagaagaaaaaatatttttcctgaCTTGTATAACACTTTATAATAGTACTctcatttttttgtataacactTTAGAACAGATTCCTTAATGTCACCatatttctctctttctattcCAGGGGTGGGTTCGAGAAGTTCGAAATGCCCAAGGGCGGCTACGACCAGATGGACGGGGCAGCGGTCGGTGGCGCCTACCAGGGCGACAACGGCGGCAACGACTCGCCGATGTCGTTCGAGGAAATTGAGCGGCCACCGTTGCGCCACGTCGACAAGTACGTCCGGGCCGAGTGTCCCTGCATCAAGACGACCCGCTACACGATCTCGCTGATGACCTGCCTTGGCTTTATCATTTCGTTTGGCATGCGCTGTAACATGGGCATGGCCAAGCTGCAATTCGAGAACGGGGTAAGTGAGATACAaagggagtgtgtgtgagagagagagtcagaCCATTTTACCTTCACTTCCGGCACGGCAATTTGCACGTGTTCCATTAAGCGACTATTCCACGTGAGTGAGTCCGCGTAATTATTCAACCCCGGTCGGGCGACACGTGTCCCATACGATGTCCCTTTTATGGGTGATGTCTGCGCCATGGCGATCGGCATGTTTCGATTATAATTTCGCCACGCACTGCATGATGGGCaaattgtgttttttcgtTGAGTTCCCGCGTGAACATGTACCTCATTTTGTCACGTATTCTGTCCTGTTTGGAGGTCCTTAGGTCAGGATGTCCCCAAATTCTACCCTCCAATACCACAACATAATTATTAGGCCTTTCCTACATTCTCAGAGCCTTCGTAAGGACAATAAGCATTAGGAATGAATGGTGGGAGCTCTTTTATTCTCCACAATGAAATAATTCAGCTATCGATACCTTCATATGCACCGCACATAAAAGATAATGAACAGGCAAAATGAACAGTCAAGGCCAGCGAAAGGGGGAGCCCTGGTTGAATGTCCCACTCACCCACCGGGCTAGAGATCATTCAACCGGCAAGCAATAGATAACGATGAGTTCGCACACAGCAACATTTCATTGGACGAATGGCCAAAAAACCCACCGATGGAATGCGGGGGCAGGCGAGGGAGCGGAAAGTAAATCAGGAAAATATGGGAAATTTTATGGAGTCAAACATAATGGAAGCATTTATTAGAAATGCGACGACAAAAgatgataattttttattcatgagtCATTGCCCAACGGGGGACGGCGGGATGGACGAAAGGACGGTCCGCTGGAAGGGTTCCTGCCGAAAGGCCGCGTGTACTGATACCATCGACGGTGTCTGCTCGCAAGGGAGCACAGCGAAAAAGCAGGGACACGGATAAAGAAGTCCCAGACCGGAAAAGCCGGAAACGAGCATAAAGAGCGAGAAAATgacaacaaaaaccccgcCCGGGAAAAACCTCATCGACGCCACGCTGCGAAGAGCGCAAATCGTGATGCGTTAACGGATGTCGTTTCAAgattctttcgttttttgcttGACGTTTGTCGCTTTTATGGGGGGCTGCTCGAGTTCTCCGGAGGATACTATTGTGTTGCGAACAGGCTAGGTTCGGAACGGTGGAAAGTACGCTCGACTTCCGGTTGCATTGGCTCGATTTAACAACGGGAAATGGCCATATTTTTACTGTAACTCTATGTGTTGGGCATGGAAAAATGTCAGCGGACCGTTGAGAAATTGAAggtttaatattaaaaattgcTAAATATTCCTGGACGTCTACTTAGtaactgacagctgtcagataCGAAGGGGTGTCATCAATCCAGTGATATCATACATTGAGAAAAGTCACAAAGTTTATCTCCACGAGCGGAAAGCTCAATAAGTTCTAAGGTTCAAAATTGTTCAACAAGCTCTCGTTTCCTATAGTGACTTCAGTTCTGAGTTCTAATATCTACCAAGCATCGTTATTAATCAACATATCTCCAAATGTCCTTTTACAGTCGGTGAAATACAACTGGACCGTCGCAATGGAGAGTGCCGTCGATTCGTCTTTCTTCTGGGGCTACCTGGTAACGCAAGTGCCGGGCGGTTTCCTAGCCTCCATGTTCCCGGCAAACCGAATCTTCGGTACGGCCATCGCTATCTCGGCCTTCCTCAACCTACTCGTCCCGGGCGCCATGATGCTTCATCCGACCGTCGTAATTCTGGTTCGAGTCCTGCAGGGTCTCGTAGAGGTGAGTTGCCTTGCTCGGTTACGAAACTTTCCAGACATTCGCAGCCATAAAACCGTTTGGTTATCGTTCCTTTCCCTCCAGGGTGTAACGTACCCGGCCTGTCACGGTATCTGGCGCTTCTGGGCCCCACCACTCGAACGCTCCCGTCTCGCAACGATGGCATTCAGCGGTTCGTACGCGGGTGTCGTGATAGGTATGCCAATGTCCGGCATTCTGACCGGTTCAATAAGCTGGCACGCTCCGTTCTACTTCTACGGTGTGATGGGACTGATCTGGTACTGCTTCTGGCTGTGGTTATCGTTCGAGAAACCGCGCCAACATCCAACCATCTCCGTGAAGGAGCTGAAGTACATCGAAAAGTCCCTCGGCGAATCGGTACAACTACCGATGCCGACCATAGCGACGACTCCTTGGCGTCACTTCCTGACATCGATGCCCGTGTACGCCATCATTGTGGCGAACTTTTGCCGCTCGTGGAACTTCTATCTGCTGGTGCTGTACCAGAGCGCTTACCTGAAGCATTCGTTCGACTTCCGGATTGAAGAGGTAAAGGATTTGTAAGCGAAgttgtcgattttttttctgggcacgtttaaatgtttgaaacttCTTGGCTTCGTTAGACGGGATTGCTGGGAGCCCTTCCCCATCTGCTGATGACGATCATCGTCCCGTTCGGCGGAATGTTGGCCGATCACATCCGAAAGTCGGGCATCCTGTCGACTACCAACGTGCGGAAGCTGTTCAACTGCGGTGGGTTTGGGCTCGAGGGTTTGTTCTTCCTGGTCGTAGCACATGCCACCAGTCCTGTAAGTACTTCCGCGAGAAGTTGGTCAAAAGCAACTCTTTATCTCACTCCGAGCAACTCGTTGTCCCTTCACAGATGGGTGCAGTGACGGCACTGACGCTGGGTGTTGCCTTCAGCGGGTTCGCCATATCCGGTTACAACGTCAATCATCTGGACATTGCACCACGCTACGCCAGTATTCTGATGGGAATGTCCAACGGCATCGGTACGATAGCGGGCCTGATCTGTCCAATCGCGATAGACCACCTTACACGGGGGCAGGTAAGTTGGATGGCTGCCTGTGGGCGGGAATCGTCCCCCTCGCATCGAACGCTCGTCGTCTCCTAATCCGATTGGGAGCATGTTATGCATTAATAGCTTGGTGCCGAAGCTATTCACTTCGCGTATCGGCATAGCCACACCGCTTCCCGTCGGCAAAATTGCTTAACTCAGCGGCTTCCCGTTTTTGCATTTCGGTGAAGCTGattcaatgaaataaattaaatttgttacGATGTTACACGGCCGATGACTTTGAACAAAAACGACGAGCGAACAAAGCGAaaccctacacacacacacaccactgaGACGAGAGTTCTAGAGCCGTGGTAGGAGAAGTGTTTGCCGCCCTACGGTTTTATCCTGGAGCACTCGTCTGGGAAACTGGGAAAGGATATGGCTTTTAAAATCTTGAAACTGTACAACTGTCAGGATCCTCCTGCCCCTGGTGGAGGGGAGCGAGATGGATGATATGTTCGTCTCTTCCATAGCAACGTCGTCGTCAAGGGTTGTAATTTTTGCTGCGTCGACAGTTTTCTCGCCCATAACGTCGACAGTTTTCTCGGCTGCGAAGGGAaatggttgtgtttttgtgttgttgtgaatAATATTCTGCTGAATCAACTGTTGTGGTTTGATCCTTTTTTTCGTCTGTCTCGTTTCCATCCAAACAAGCAATTGAAAGCGATGCAAATATTTACTGATGCGTTATCTCATGTTACCAAAGTACTGTGTTCACGTAGTCAATTTCAGACTCGTGAGTTCGGTTTATAGCTGCGAGTTGAATTCTAAAACGACGATTTCTCTACTTACAGCCAAAATCCTGCTGGTCAACAGTGTTCACGATAGCAGCCACCGTCCATCTGGTGGGCATTACCTTCTACGCCATATTTGCGTCCGGTGAGCTACAACCTTGGGCCGAACCGACGGTAGAGGAGCAACGAGCCTGGGATCCCGTCGGGTCCGGGTACGAGAAGGAAACAACGTTCAACGATGCAGGTGACGGTGGCACAGCGGGCGGAATGATGGATCCTTCGGCACAAATTAACGCCACCAAGACGGTATCGTACGGTGCGGTCCAGCAGCACGTGGCCAACAATCCGTTCGCCTACCCGAACGCCATCAGCGAGGAACCGGTGCAGCCGGAAGCGAGGGACACGTACTTACACGGAAATCCCACAGAGCGTACCTACTGACCTGCTCGCATGAAGAAAACCGTAACATTTAGCATGAATTAGGAAAGAGCAGTGGAGGAAACGAACATCTACAAAGGTTTGCTTTTGGTTGGTAATCTCTTCTGTTTTATGGCAAAGTTGCAATCATTAACTGTTTGCAATGTCTCACTGCAGTGAGGACGAGCGGAGGTGTGAGCTAAAAGgctaaagaaaacaaacaactgaaatacaaaaaaataaaataacccTGCTTAAGCAATTACAACACTAGATAGTAACTAACAAATACCtaaaacaaatagcaaaaGATGCATATTGTATttacaaaagcaaaacgaagaGTGTACATACACACCAAACAGACATATTAGTATATATACGCACGCATCATAATAATCGTAATCGTAAAACCCTATTGAATACTGCCGTGGCGAGAAGTACTAACAACGCAAACAACTGTCAGACGCGATACGTCTGTTAAGGCAAAACGTACTGAGTAAGAGTTAAGTCCTCCTTATGTTGGTAGCGATATTATCGCTACGATCAGACCATGTCTGAAAGATGGGAATTTGATCGTGTTGGAGTTTGAGTCTTtgaggtttgtgtgtgtgcgacacCTGTGGAGTGCCAGGAGTTACAATCAATCTTAGAAGTACTAAATCgtcatcttcttcttggcctagcAACCTGTTAGGTCATACCGGCCGTATAATGACTTACCTGACTTATGCTGTATTAAGTTCCATCTTGTGCCCTCGCACGCAGGATTAGCTCTTCTGCGCCGTGTAAAATAAGTCAAGGAAGTCAGCGAAGGGCCGAGGCTGTGGCTGCtatgccaagaagaagaagtcttgaACATAATATAGCGCGTCTGTCGGTCTGCTAACCATAATAAAAACCAAGTGTCAATTGCGAACGAGTGTCTCCCGACTGACACACGGTTCAGTATAGGTATACATACTGCCGTACACAAAAATAAGCGACGCAAGCAATTTAACGTTGGTTCAAAGTTGAACGAACCTGGCTAATGAACTGGCAGTTGGTGCGTTGATTATTGCGTTCCTCTTTACTGTGCGATCTATAGCGCATCTTAAGCTCGTCGAAAGTACCGGATCCGGTACTCACCGTACGGTGGTGGCAATATGTGAATGTGTAGCTAATCGTGTAattatataaatattttttcttgtttcgaAGACGTAAGGGAGGAGTTAAATTTGAGGTGTGTCAACTCACTCTCAAAGGCTGTGGCGACAATAATAAACTGGAAGGGCCCTCAGCAGGAGGCGAGGAGGAGGCTGTTGGAGAGGCCCATACCGAAAACCGTAGGTTAAGGCGAGATAGCTTCGTGGTTTCGTTTGCTCGTTTGAGTTGGTTAGTTAATTGGATATTTTAATGACTGTACTGTGTGTACCGTAACTGAGCAGCTAAGCACTAACACCGATGTAAGTTTGTAAATTTATATTCCTGATTTTAGAGTAAGCTTCGGAAACTTCGTTCGATAACCGGTGGCAGCGGTATCGTACTGCGAATGTGACAgagaaacaataacaaaacaaaaaacaacgctAGCTAGTAAGTCCTAGTGCTAAGCCACTTTACAGTGATAGTAGTGAATTAAACAGCTCATCAACAAAAGTTTAAACCGTTGCAAATACGAAGTGAAACCTAATTAGTAGCACGTCAGTCGGGTCGGGGCATCAGCACCGGGAATGGCGGGAAACGATTGTTTGGGAGGAACGATACCGTTGGCACTATCGAATTAGGCATTCAAATTGGTCGACAGGAGTCCTGCGGGAGCTACAATCGGGTAATACAAAGCAAAAGTAAAACTCTCATTACGATCCTTTGTCCGCGCAGTTTCGGTTGTGCTAGTATACCGAGACGATTATCGTAAAAGAGACCGTACTACACTTGGCTAAGATTGTAAATACCTAGCAAAGTCGAACTTCGGAGCCGTCTGTCCGGGCGTGTGTCATCGGTACGGTAAATCTGTGTGCATCGGTACAGCGACCAACAGAGTTCACGTAAGAAGAATCATCCAACAAACGGGTATTATAATGCTAGTTGGGATATGGTATGTAGTGTAACATACAGTAATGACAGGTATGATttcgaacggaacggaaacacTTTGAACAAAATATCTCTTACGGAAACGTGACCCCTATACGCGATCAATTGAAATTTTAGTGACAGTAGGTAGGTTCTTAGTTCCCCATTGTTCTGTAACCCCTCTCGCCAACACTGATCGACCGCGCTAGCGATCGATCGAGTTTGTTCGTTCTATCCCTATCGTTCCCTCATCAACCGGGTTCCTTAACACACTATTTAGCGTTAGTACACTGGCCAGCTGTCATAcgctgacagctgtcagtggCACACTGTACATGACCTCAGTTTTTGCCCTCCAATGCTATTTGACCacccagaagaaaaaaaaaacgttgtaaaaaaagtaaatccCGCCCGTAATCAAATGGGGATTGTTATACCCTTCTCGCTCTAGCAGAAACAGAGTctgtctcactctctcaccATCGTTCTCCTGTTCGGTGCGGAGCAGTGCAGAACACGTAGTGTAGGCCATAAATGTAAGGCTCCACCAGCGCGGTTTCTCTCGGCTAACCGGCCCCGGGATAGCCGCGCTGGACAGCCGAACACCTGTACACACTGAGTACACGCACGCAGTATTATCAGGATGACAATCAGCAGTTGTTTCATCCTCCCTTTCTGGTAGTGTATCCTTCCCAAACGTAATGCGAATGTTTGCTCGCGTAGCGCTATGGTGTAGTTGTGTTAATATAAAGAGGAGCTCTAAACAAAGATAGCTAACGCAAAAACGCAACCCTCTACACTATGCAGAGATACTGTTGAGACTCGTATATTATAAATGTGCCGGTTCGTTTGTTCGTTCTGTTGAACTGCAATTTACTTTACTGTTTTTCAAACCCAAACGGATGTCGTTCTAGCTGTTGTTGTTAATTGAAaagtatatatataaaaatgCATATAACCGTATCTGGAACCCCTGTGCGCACTAGTTATCGGTTCCAGTAACCAAAATAAAAGATTCTATATTACGAAGGGACGGTGGCAGACAGCAGTGGACGAGAGGGTCGGGGAAAGCCCGCATTCTCaaaatccacaaaaaaaacacaacaatacAAGAATATTacgcaaaacatcatcgcaaaccaaccgaaccgatcCAGGCGGGTCGGTTCGGATAGTTGTAATTTCGTTGTTTCCGGAGTAGCAGCATAGCAGCATTGTACTTAAAATATTGGTAGTAATTGGTGGTTGGCTTCCAGCTCCCTTCCTGGAGGTGGATCCACTACACAAACATATACATAAATAGCTGTAAACGTTGAATAGTAAATATATCTGCGAGGCGTACCGGGAAAAAAAATTCCGGACAGGCTTGTACATTGCATATACACGTAACCGTAAACAACCATAGAAATAATACTATACCTGTAAACGTATACAACggcagagacagagagagagagagagagagagagagagaaagagagaaggaagGAGCAATCAAAAAACCACTACCATGTATTTATCtgtttacagggtttctcggGTCATAAGACAAGTGTTTCGATGTTCATATATGGCGTAGATTGCTTGgattttgtgttgtttcgaAATTCAAACATGAAGACACTTGTTTTATGACCGGCGAAACACTGTGCCTCGCTCTATAGGCGACCGATGCTAAGGTAACGAATATTCAAAAGACCTGTGAAAGATCAGCTCCACAGTAAGTAATAAGTAAAAAGTCGTCTCGCTGTTATAATCGCATCATAATCAATCATCGTAATTACTAAAGTGCGGTGGCCAGTAGAAGGAGCGTCGGTGCAAAGAAGACCACTCGTTCGGAAGCACTCACAACACGACAGACACAAACAATATGATTATGACATTTAGTAGTTAAGCATTTCTTCTTGGCAATAGCGTTTAGCGAACTGTGTATGAAACTTACCACCTACTAGCGAGCGTGACGCGAACGAAAACggtgcgtgtgcgtgagtgtgttggTTAGCTGGGGGTATTTACCACCACCGGAAGAGACGATCCACTATAGTCACGCTCACAAAAACAGACGCTCTCGAtatagtaaacaaaaaaacacacacatccaaatAAAAGTGCGTATATTTAAACTGTTGAAATGAATCAACCCCGAAAAGGTAGCAGCTTTATTGCTTTATTCGTGCTTGCGTTACGAATGCGTGTTTCCCCTATCCGAAGTGACACTAGGTCGCTTTTTTACCCATCACTTTAATATCCTCCTTGCCGTGAATACCATTATCTATGTATACTACACTTACTAATACTAAGGTCGATTCTCTTTGACGTATCGCGTACGCGGTGTGCAGGGTTCTTCCACAACGTCACACGTATCGTTGATGAAGCTTTTAATTGCGTTACCGTAGCTAATGTGGATGTTAGCCACATGAAATTCGTTCTACTCTCACGAAGGTTAACGATCTTGGAGGCTACGATATACGATTACATCCATcaccctttttcttttttttccgtcATGCTTTAGTCGCTGTAGAATGGCTACGATCAAGCTGAAACTTCCTTCTATGTACAATGTCCTAAGCTACACGATCCTATGAAACCTAGCATTATTAATACTACCCATCTCTACTCTGGTGCTTCTTAATTACTTGTCGAtttagtttgatttttttttgcgtatgTGTTCTTTGTAAGGGgtgagaaaattaaatttccttcACACTTTAATTCATTAGGATGACGTCATGATCGATCGGTCTGGCAGGTGGCTAATTGCCCCCTCTGGCAGCTTGTAGCTTGGGGATGAAATATGGTCACACCGGTCATAGGCAAAAGGAGAAATAATTCTTCTGCCACGCACTTTATCACAACCAGTAAGCTTTTGACGATTGGTTTCACGTTTTTGTTGTTAGTTTACTTTCGCCGGACACCACTGTACTCGGAGGTTTTCGCCGTTCGACGATTTTTGCCCGGGAATCCACGTGCGTATGGAGGTTTCGCGTTTGTCGTTACGTAGAATACACCTCGAGCTCTAGAAGaagtacaaaaacaaatttttattacCTTCACTTTAATTGGATTATGGCTTTTCAAGGGTTACTCACTGTGTAGATAGATGCTCTCCCATGAGGACGTAATCGGAGTCTTTGGGCTCGCACCACCCGAGCAGGTACGAGATGAGCGTTGGACAAGGTCCAGCCCAGAAGCCTCGCTCACTGTTGATCGATTCGATAAAGTATGGCGTCACCTTGGTGTGATCACAAGCCAGCGTTTCTGTCGAGTAGAGAAAAATGGTCTTCACTTCAAGGCTTCAGAGAGCAAAATCAAAGCAAACTACTCACGAAAGATGGTGGAACTGGCGCAACCCGGCTGGCTAGTACCTCCATTAACGTAGAAATCTGCATGTCCTCCCGGACTCCACTGTCCGAGAATGCCCGCCCCAGTGTGTATGATGTCCACAAAGTGTGCATCGGAAGGATCCAGATCGCGAGTATTGTTGGACCCGGCGTAGAAGAAGATCGTCGGATCGAGCCCAGTAATCCTCCCCAGCTTGCCCTCGCTCGGTGTGAGATAGTTCGCCACCAGACCCGCAATGTGTGCCCCAACACTGTACCCGATCAGATGCATATCGTCCGGTGGAACTCCTCGTGGATGATGGGCGATGTACTTCACCAGCTGCGACACGCAGAGACTTCCGAACCGTGGGGCCCATTCGATCTGACTGAGGCACGGTTCCGTCACCGCAGATCCATAGtccacgatgatgatgttgtagTTGCCGCGAGTAAAGTATGCCTTGCGCATGTCTGGACTCGGAGACAGATTGCGCCCTCCACCAAACCCGTGAATGACGATCTTCACCGGATGGGATGGATTCCAGTGGGTGTAGTACAGGGACTCCGGGTTCAGCACATCGATCAGCTCCGGATTCTGCTGCGTCCGGCGTGTGTAAAGATAAAACTTGATCCTCGGATGTGGACAACGGAAGGGTTTCTCCAGACACGAGCTAGTATTGAAGACATTTTTGTTCTCTTGCTGCTTCTGAGCTGGAGTTGGTAAAATAGAAAGGAAAAGTATGCACACAGTTAGACTACTGGCTGCCATGGTAAGCGAAGCTGTAAACGATGTTTGCTGCACGAAGGGATTATTGGCACAACGTCGTAACCGATCGTACAGTCGAATTGATATTGCAACAAAACCCTTCTTAGTCGCGACGAGCAATGGACTGTAGCTACTAAACGATCGTTACTGGATGCGGTAGGCCATCCATTTTTCATGAAGGTAATAATTGACCCACATACAGGAGGCCTCGCACAGAACGGGCGCGTGGCCAATGACGGTGAGGGTATAACTTAAACATGATTACGAGATGAGCTTGATGGAAAATGACATTATTGACACACGGCACGTCGGTGCGTTCTGGCGGGAGCGGTGGATGCGAAAAGTTGATTTAATGGCCGAATCACTGTGCGCCCAGGCAATTGCACTGCAAGTTATGTAAGTTTAATCCAGAAGCATGTAAATATCACGCATCGTTAAGTCGGCCACTGACTCGGTGGGCGTCAGCTTGCCGGCGGTGTGTATCGTAATCGTAAAAGAAATGTCATTTAATTGCTGTCGTGAAGAATTTAGAGAAGGTTATGTCGGTGTGCGCTAGCAAATGGTGGAGgaattgttggtttttttttgccacaacGTATAAATATGTATGTGCCTTACGCAAGTGGACGAAGCATGTGATCTTTAATAAATGTAATAAGGTTTCTAGATGCTTTGAGGAAAAACTGGCGATTAATATACTTTGAGCCGGAGCATAATACTTGatcggagttttttttatcacggAGAACAGTGATCGCCGAGTGCCTAGGACTCATGATAGATCGTAGCCTCCAACAATTCCCCTCAACAAAACTATAACAACTTCAAATTAGTTTTCGAAAAATGATCTTTAGATTTCTTGAAAGCCTATTTCACTGATCAATATCAACCCACAAAGCGATCGTCACAGTTTGCCTTGTCCACATCAACCTCAATGTCGTGCGACGACCTCAGCGCGTGGTTCTGTTTTTGACAGACCCGTCAAACGATCTGCCCATTATTGAGCCTACTCTGACCAGATCAGTTCACCGCCTTCCCCCGTGTGATCTGACTCCGCACGTGATCGGTAGCCATCACTGGAGGCTATAGGCTGGTTGGGCCATGCTCGAAAAAAGTGTGCGAACAGTAAGCACGTCTAATTCCGGCCGACCTTTGGCGAACCGTGTGAGATTGGAATGCGTAATTAAGTGGTGGGCGAGCGTTATTGAGTGTGTGCGATCATATTTGCTCTTGTTTGCCGAGTTGTTGTTCACGCCCGGCGCTCAAAGCTCGAACCACACTGTAAGTCGTTGCAGCACGAAAGGGtaattaaaatatgaaaaagaaaggaaatttAATGATGATGCACACTTGTTTGTAACTTGCGTTAATTgcagagagaagaaaagagaTCGAAAAATGTGCGGGTGTTTGATGTTTAAATAGCCTATTGCGGTTGCTGTGAAGTACTTGCCGAAAAAGAACACGAGAGGCACTTAAATTTCGCGTATGTAAATTTCATCGCTTACTTTCaattgaaagaaaacaaagctacaCTAACAACCTCTGTCAACATTGGATCTGTCGACGGCAGGCAGAGATCATGATTCATGACACCATGCCAGACACACTTCACAACACTTTCACCCGGTCAGCCAAAGGAAGTACCCTTACTGGGTCAGACACAAGAAAGAAGTGGAACAAAAACTGTCAAACCGAGAAAACAGCGGTAAAAACTGCCGGCATTTAACATAAGTCAGTCGGGTCAGTAACGACCATCATCGATTACAGCATAACGCGAGGTTC
It contains:
- the LOC118513863 gene encoding lipase member H; translated protein: MRQLPFVSIGFGLMLLAAFQSTTEAQKQQENKNVFNTSSCLEKPFRCPHPRIKFYLYTRRTQQNPELIDVLNPESLYYTHWNPSHPVKIVIHGFGGGRNLSPSPDMRKAYFTRGNYNIIIVDYGSAVTEPCLSQIEWAPRFGSLCVSQLVKYIAHHPRGVPPDDMHLIGYSVGAHIAGLVANYLTPSEGKLGRITGLDPTIFFYAGSNNTRDLDPSDAHFVDIIHTGAGILGQWSPGGHADFYVNGGTSQPGCASSTIFQTLACDHTKVTPYFIESINSERGFWAGPCPTLISYLLGWCEPKDSDYVLMGEHLSTQARGVFYVTTNAKPPYARGFPGKNRRTAKTSEYSGVRRK
- the LOC118513861 gene encoding vesicular glutamate transporter 1 isoform X1; the protein is MPGFADLKDRASNVFGGGGFEKFEMPKGGYDQMDGAAVGGAYQGDNGGNDSPMSFEEIERPPLRHVDKYVRAECPCIKTTRYTISLMTCLGFIISFGMRCNMGMAKLQFENGSVKYNWTVAMESAVDSSFFWGYLVTQVPGGFLASMFPANRIFGTAIAISAFLNLLVPGAMMLHPTVVILVRVLQGLVEVSCLARLRNFPDIRSHKTVWLSFLSLQGVTYPACHGIWRFWAPPLERSRLATMAFSGSYAGVVIGMPMSGILTGSISWHAPFYFYGVMGLIWYCFWLWLSFEKPRQHPTISVKELKYIEKSLGESVQLPMPTIATTPWRHFLTSMPVYAIIVANFCRSWNFYLLVLYQSAYLKHSFDFRIEETGLLGALPHLLMTIIVPFGGMLADHIRKSGILSTTNVRKLFNCGGFGLEGLFFLVVAHATSPMGAVTALTLGVAFSGFAISGYNVNHLDIAPRYASILMGMSNGIGTIAGLICPIAIDHLTRGQPKSCWSTVFTIAATVHLVGITFYAIFASGELQPWAEPTVEEQRAWDPVGSGYEKETTFNDAGDGGTAGGMMDPSAQINATKTVSYGAVQQHVANNPFAYPNAISEEPVQPEARDTYLHGNPTERTY
- the LOC118513861 gene encoding vesicular glutamate transporter 1 isoform X2; this translates as MPGFADLKDRASNVFGGGGFEKFEMPKGGYDQMDGAAVGGAYQGDNGGNDSPMSFEEIERPPLRHVDKYVRAECPCIKTTRYTISLMTCLGFIISFGMRCNMGMAKLQFENGSVKYNWTVAMESAVDSSFFWGYLVTQVPGGFLASMFPANRIFGTAIAISAFLNLLVPGAMMLHPTVVILVRVLQGLVEGVTYPACHGIWRFWAPPLERSRLATMAFSGSYAGVVIGMPMSGILTGSISWHAPFYFYGVMGLIWYCFWLWLSFEKPRQHPTISVKELKYIEKSLGESVQLPMPTIATTPWRHFLTSMPVYAIIVANFCRSWNFYLLVLYQSAYLKHSFDFRIEETGLLGALPHLLMTIIVPFGGMLADHIRKSGILSTTNVRKLFNCGGFGLEGLFFLVVAHATSPMGAVTALTLGVAFSGFAISGYNVNHLDIAPRYASILMGMSNGIGTIAGLICPIAIDHLTRGQPKSCWSTVFTIAATVHLVGITFYAIFASGELQPWAEPTVEEQRAWDPVGSGYEKETTFNDAGDGGTAGGMMDPSAQINATKTVSYGAVQQHVANNPFAYPNAISEEPVQPEARDTYLHGNPTERTY